The Diaphorobacter ruginosibacter genome contains a region encoding:
- the hpaR gene encoding homoprotocatechuate degradation operon regulator HpaR, with protein MRSFSRSLPMALLKARESVMVRFRPELRAHGLTEQQWRVLRAMSAADACLRPMEMAQMTFISAPSLSRLLKTLESKDLIKRGHLTDDLRGSEFGLTETGRALVAEIAPHSEATYLEIERLVGAAEIEQLYLILEQIEQRLGAPTGADFE; from the coding sequence ATGCGTTCCTTTTCGCGTTCCCTGCCGATGGCGCTTCTCAAGGCGCGCGAATCGGTGATGGTGCGTTTTCGCCCGGAGCTGCGGGCCCACGGCCTGACGGAGCAGCAGTGGCGGGTGCTGCGCGCGATGTCGGCGGCGGATGCCTGCCTGCGGCCGATGGAGATGGCGCAGATGACGTTCATCAGCGCGCCCAGCCTCTCACGCCTGCTCAAGACCCTGGAGTCCAAGGACCTGATCAAGCGGGGCCACCTTACCGATGACCTGCGCGGTTCCGAGTTCGGCCTCACGGAAACGGGTCGTGCGCTGGTGGCCGAGATCGCTCCGCATTCCGAGGCGACGTATCTGGAAATCGAGCGCCTCGTGGGTGCCGCTGAAATCGAGCAGCTCTACCTGATTCTGGAGCAGATCGAGCAGCGCCTTGGTGCGCCCACCGGCGCCGATTTCGAATAG
- a CDS encoding 5-carboxymethyl-2-hydroxymuconate isomerase, whose translation MPHVVIFYTGNLEPHTDMTRLCRGIADTMLTIRAEDGSQVFPTGGTRVYAYPAPHHAVSDGGAAGVAAGGDGDYGFIYINLRMGGGRTDAVKKASGDAITACAREHLAPLFANPRKHLGLTVQVDEAPGQVYDAKHSTLHPLFAKK comes from the coding sequence GTGCCCCATGTAGTCATCTTCTACACCGGCAATCTCGAGCCGCACACTGACATGACGCGGCTGTGCCGAGGCATTGCCGACACCATGCTCACCATCCGCGCCGAAGACGGCAGCCAGGTATTCCCCACCGGCGGCACCCGCGTCTATGCCTATCCGGCGCCGCACCATGCGGTCTCGGACGGTGGGGCCGCCGGGGTCGCCGCGGGCGGCGATGGCGACTATGGCTTCATCTACATCAACCTGCGCATGGGCGGCGGCCGCACCGATGCGGTCAAGAAAGCCTCGGGCGATGCGATCACCGCATGTGCCAGGGAGCACCTGGCGCCGCTGTTCGCCAACCCGCGCAAGCACCTGGGCCTGACCGTGCAGGTCGATGAGGCACCGGGCCAGGTGTACGACGCCAAGCACAGCACCCTGCATCCCTTGTTTGCGAAGAAGTAA
- a CDS encoding NAD-dependent succinate-semialdehyde dehydrogenase, translating into MPLQLRDPGLLKTQCLIDGQWLSARDGAVIAVNNPATGELIANVPKLGEAETQAAISAAERAFSEWKTKTAEQRAAVLHIWFELLMQNQEDLAQIMTAEQGKPLAESRGEIAYAASYVQWFAEEARRVYGSTVPAPWGGKKIVVTKEPVGVCAAITPWNFPAAMITRKVAPALAAGCTIIVKPAQQTPLSALALAELAQRAGVPAGVFSVLTGSARAIGGVLTSSMAVRKLTFTGSTEVGRVLAEQCAPTLKKMSLELGGNAPFIVFDDADLDAAVEGAMASKYRNTGQTCVCANRLLVQDGVYDAFMAKLKTAVLALKVGDGMQDGVTQGPLIDDAAVEKVEELVQDAVSKGAQVITGGKRSHLGRSFYEPTILGGAETGMRIAKEEVFGPVAPVFRFKTEEDAIRMANDTEFGLAAYFYARDLGRVWRVGEALEYGMVGINSGIISTAVAPFGGVKQSGMGREGGAAGIDEYVSTKYLCMGY; encoded by the coding sequence ATGCCTTTGCAACTACGCGACCCCGGTCTGCTCAAGACCCAATGCCTGATCGACGGCCAATGGCTGTCGGCGCGCGACGGCGCCGTCATCGCCGTGAACAATCCCGCCACGGGCGAACTGATTGCCAACGTGCCCAAGCTCGGCGAAGCCGAGACCCAGGCTGCCATCTCCGCCGCGGAGCGCGCCTTCTCGGAATGGAAGACCAAGACGGCCGAGCAGCGCGCGGCCGTCCTGCACATCTGGTTTGAGCTGCTGATGCAGAACCAGGAAGACCTCGCGCAGATCATGACGGCCGAGCAGGGCAAGCCCCTGGCCGAATCGCGTGGCGAGATCGCCTACGCGGCGTCCTATGTGCAATGGTTTGCCGAGGAAGCTCGTCGTGTCTATGGTTCCACCGTGCCGGCGCCATGGGGTGGCAAGAAGATCGTGGTGACGAAGGAGCCCGTGGGTGTGTGCGCGGCGATCACGCCGTGGAATTTTCCGGCAGCCATGATCACCCGCAAGGTGGCACCCGCCCTGGCGGCCGGTTGCACCATCATCGTCAAGCCCGCACAGCAGACGCCGCTGTCGGCTCTCGCCCTGGCCGAGCTCGCGCAGCGCGCGGGTGTGCCGGCAGGTGTCTTCAGCGTGCTGACGGGATCTGCGCGTGCCATTGGCGGCGTGCTGACTTCCAGCATGGCCGTGCGCAAGCTCACCTTCACGGGCTCGACCGAAGTCGGCCGCGTGCTGGCCGAGCAATGCGCGCCCACGCTCAAGAAGATGTCGCTGGAACTGGGCGGCAATGCACCCTTCATCGTGTTCGACGATGCGGACCTCGACGCCGCGGTGGAGGGGGCGATGGCCTCCAAGTACCGCAATACCGGCCAGACCTGTGTCTGCGCGAACCGGCTGCTGGTGCAGGACGGCGTGTATGACGCCTTCATGGCCAAGCTGAAGACGGCCGTGCTCGCACTCAAGGTGGGCGACGGCATGCAGGATGGTGTCACCCAGGGGCCGCTCATCGACGACGCCGCTGTCGAGAAGGTCGAGGAACTGGTGCAGGATGCCGTGAGCAAGGGCGCGCAGGTCATCACCGGAGGCAAGCGCAGCCACCTGGGTCGCAGCTTCTACGAACCCACGATCCTTGGTGGTGCAGAGACAGGCATGCGCATTGCGAAGGAGGAAGTGTTCGGCCCCGTGGCGCCGGTCTTCCGCTTCAAGACGGAAGAGGATGCCATCCGCATGGCCAACGACACGGAGTTCGGGCTGGCCGCCTACTTCTATGCGCGCGACCTTGGTCGGGTGTGGCGCGTGGGCGAGGCGCTCGAGTACGGCATGGTCGGCATCAACAGCGGCATCATCAGCACGGCGGTGGCACCATTCGGCGGCGTCAAGCAGTCCGGCATGGGCCGCGAGGGCGGGGCGGCCGGTATCGACGAATACGTCAGCACCAAGTATCTGTGCATGGGCTATTAA
- a CDS encoding helix-turn-helix domain-containing protein produces the protein MNEPYWLDSRMERDIDGYTAAQGGWRLHYEQLSEGTFEGRLQSARLPGITLLREDINVATRQRGRLALGTYGFATPLQPTTGLYFNGHAVGSHGIMCGKGDEVDLRTPPSFTLLALMVERELLAPLWERMYHKPLVAWLEHKLVLDAEPHKAAALRELHLAALRQVSALSASGTPATALLSLRDDLLIEWMEALPSVVDLTELPSIERRKRLVDRACEMMLESPDEPLSMLALCQRLGVSRRKLNYCFQDVLGTSPLKYLRTLRLNGVHRALRHAPPQASVQDIAAHWGFWHGSQFAVDYRKQFGEKPSDTLRRGLGNRNTHQIDAC, from the coding sequence GGCTGGCGGTTGCACTACGAGCAGCTGTCGGAGGGCACCTTCGAGGGACGGCTTCAAAGCGCGCGCCTGCCCGGAATCACGCTGCTGCGCGAGGACATCAACGTCGCCACGCGCCAGCGCGGACGGCTGGCGCTGGGCACCTATGGTTTCGCCACGCCCCTGCAGCCGACGACCGGCCTGTACTTCAACGGCCATGCGGTGGGATCCCACGGCATCATGTGCGGCAAGGGCGACGAGGTCGACCTGCGCACGCCCCCCTCCTTCACGTTGCTGGCCCTCATGGTCGAGCGGGAACTGCTGGCTCCGCTGTGGGAGCGCATGTACCACAAGCCCCTGGTAGCCTGGCTGGAGCACAAGCTGGTGCTGGATGCGGAGCCCCACAAGGCCGCCGCGCTGCGCGAGCTGCATCTGGCGGCACTCCGGCAGGTCAGCGCACTCAGCGCCAGCGGAACCCCTGCAACCGCCCTGCTGTCATTGCGCGACGACCTGCTCATCGAGTGGATGGAGGCCCTGCCTTCCGTGGTCGACCTGACGGAGCTTCCCAGCATCGAGCGCCGCAAGCGCCTCGTGGATCGCGCCTGTGAAATGATGCTCGAAAGCCCCGACGAGCCCCTGTCGATGCTCGCGCTATGCCAGCGCCTGGGTGTGAGCCGGCGAAAGCTCAACTACTGCTTTCAGGACGTGCTGGGAACCTCGCCACTCAAATACCTGCGCACCTTGCGCCTCAACGGCGTGCACCGTGCGCTGCGCCATGCTCCCCCACAGGCCAGTGTGCAGGACATCGCGGCCCATTGGGGGTTCTGGCACGGCAGCCAGTTTGCGGTCGACTACCGAAAGCAATTTGGCGAAAAGCCCTCGGACACCTTGCGGCGCGGCCTGGGGAACCGCAACACGCATCAGATCGACGCATGCTAG
- a CDS encoding aldolase/citrate lyase family protein: MQTPTNRFKEAIARKQAQIGFWLSLGSPYSAEICAGAGFDWLLIDGEHAPNDTLTLLAQLQAVAAYPGVHPIARVPMGHGEVGEMLIKQYLDLGVQTLLVPMVDTAEQAARIVRASRYPQDDGKGGIRGMAGARASAWGRRSSYYHEANAQVCVLVQVESMDGLRNLDAIAATEGVDGVFIGPADLSAAMGHVGNPGHERVQAAISDAIARIQKAGKAAGILTPNEALARSYLEQGCSFVAVGLDTSLLVQATGALATRFKGVQAVAQSSTY, encoded by the coding sequence ATGCAAACCCCCACCAACCGGTTCAAGGAAGCGATTGCCCGAAAGCAGGCCCAGATCGGGTTCTGGCTCAGCCTGGGCAGTCCCTATTCAGCGGAGATCTGTGCGGGTGCCGGTTTCGACTGGCTGCTCATCGACGGCGAGCATGCCCCTAACGATACGCTGACCCTGCTGGCACAGCTGCAGGCGGTCGCGGCCTATCCGGGAGTGCACCCCATTGCGCGGGTGCCCATGGGCCATGGCGAGGTGGGCGAAATGCTCATCAAGCAGTACCTGGACCTGGGCGTGCAGACGCTGCTGGTTCCCATGGTCGACACGGCCGAGCAGGCGGCGCGCATCGTGCGTGCTTCGCGCTACCCGCAGGATGACGGCAAGGGCGGCATCCGCGGCATGGCCGGTGCACGTGCATCGGCGTGGGGCCGGCGATCCAGCTACTACCATGAGGCCAACGCGCAGGTCTGCGTGCTGGTACAGGTGGAGTCGATGGACGGGCTGCGCAATCTCGATGCGATTGCCGCGACCGAGGGCGTGGATGGCGTCTTCATCGGCCCGGCGGATCTCAGCGCCGCGATGGGACATGTGGGCAACCCGGGCCATGAGCGCGTGCAGGCCGCCATCAGCGATGCCATCGCACGCATCCAGAAGGCGGGCAAGGCCGCGGGCATCCTGACTCCGAACGAGGCACTGGCACGCAGCTATCTCGAACAGGGTTGCAGCTTCGTCGCGGTAGGACTGGACACCAGCCTGCTGGTGCAGGCCACGGGGGCGCTCGCCACGCGCTTCAAGGGAGTGCAGGCCGTGGCGCAGAGCAGCACGTATTGA
- the hpaH gene encoding 2-oxo-hept-4-ene-1,7-dioate hydratase yields the protein MFSDELLKQLAHELDTSEKSRQQIEHFSKRFPGMTVEDGYRVSREWVRMQIAAGRRVIGHKIGLTSRAMQIASQISEPDYGTLLDSMLFTCESGRTLDLPTNRFIAPRVEVELAFILKSPLIGPGLPGGKEITLDDVIAATEYVTPAIEIIDSRIEQFDRHTKAMRKVFDTISDNAANAGIVVGANRADPRSVDLPWCGAVLRQNGVVEETGLAAGVQGHPAIGVAWLANKLAPWGESLQPGQIVLAGSFTRPVAGKSGDEFEADYGPLGKLQFRFD from the coding sequence ATGTTTTCCGACGAACTCCTGAAGCAGCTCGCCCATGAGCTGGATACCAGCGAAAAATCGCGCCAGCAGATCGAGCATTTCTCCAAGCGCTTTCCCGGCATGACCGTGGAGGACGGCTACCGCGTATCGCGCGAATGGGTACGCATGCAGATCGCCGCAGGCCGCAGGGTGATCGGCCACAAGATCGGCCTGACCTCGCGCGCCATGCAGATCGCCAGCCAGATCAGCGAGCCGGACTACGGCACGCTGCTCGACTCCATGCTGTTCACCTGCGAGAGCGGCCGCACGCTCGATCTGCCCACGAACCGCTTCATCGCGCCGCGCGTGGAAGTGGAGCTGGCCTTCATCCTCAAGTCGCCGCTGATCGGCCCGGGGCTGCCGGGCGGCAAGGAGATCACGCTGGATGACGTGATCGCTGCCACCGAATACGTGACACCGGCCATCGAGATCATCGACTCGCGCATCGAACAGTTCGACCGCCATACCAAGGCCATGCGCAAGGTGTTCGACACCATCAGCGACAACGCGGCCAACGCGGGCATCGTGGTGGGTGCCAACCGGGCTGATCCCCGCTCCGTGGACTTGCCCTGGTGCGGCGCCGTACTGCGCCAGAACGGCGTGGTCGAGGAAACCGGCCTGGCCGCCGGCGTGCAAGGCCATCCGGCGATCGGCGTGGCCTGGCTCGCCAACAAGCTGGCTCCATGGGGAGAGTCGCTGCAGCCCGGTCAGATCGTGCTGGCCGGCTCCTTCACGCGCCCCGTCGCCGGCAAGTCCGGCGATGAATTCGAGGCCGACTACGGCCCGCTGGGCAAGCTGCAATTTCGCTTCGACTGA